The DNA window CACGGCATCGAAGCGTTTCTCGACCGCGTCGCTGCTGCTGGCGTCAGCGGCATGGTCATCCCGGATTTGCCGTTGGAAGAGGCTGAGGTCGTGCTAGCTCCGGCAGCCGAGCGCGGTATTGAGGTAACGTTACTGGTCGCCCCGACGAGCCCGCTAGAACGCATTGAGGCGATCGCGCAGCAATCCCAAGGATTTATCTATCTCGTCAGTGTGACTGGTGTCACTGGAGCGCGGGCGCAAATTGCCGAGCGCGTGCAGACTCTGCTGCCGCAGTTACGGCAGGTTACCGACAAACCGATTGGTGTTGGCTTTGGCGTATCACAGCCGGAGCAGGCTAGCCAGCTGCGCGCATGGGGAGCAGATGCAGTCATTGTCGGCAGCGCGTTTGTCAAGCGCCTCAGCACCGGCAGCCCTGCTGAAGGACTGGTTGCAATCGAAACCTTTTGTCGCGAGCTCAAACAGGCAATTGCACCTGACCCCAGCTAACTCGGACCCCGGAAAACACCCCGATCGGGGAGTAGTCCTGCACGGTGGGGGTGTTGCAGCGCAAAACATTTAGGAGCCATACTCCCAACCCAGCACGAGCATCACACTTCAGAATCGCCCACCTCGCGAAGCCATACCAACTCTAGGAAGTACTGCAACAAATGGCAGATCGGGAATCTTTTGCGCCTCGGGATTGTTTGCCTCATCTGTCGTAAGCATTGTGCAAACTGATATCAGTAAATCCTAGTAATTGAGAATCAGCAGCTCGTTAATCTGCCCGCGCTTGGTGGCGTCGCTGTTGATGCTGCGACTAGCACGTACGCGCTCGATTCTAAAGTCGGCATAAAGGCAATCGAAAAAGTCGTCCTCCGCGTCGATGTTGTGCGGGTCGGAGTTGCTGAGCATTAACCGAGCTCCAACCTGATGCAAGTCGCTGTAATACTCGCAGAGTCGTTGCTGTTCGCGATCGCTAAATGCTTGCGTTGAGTAGGCCGTGAAGTTAGCCGTTTTGCTCAGCGGTCGATAGGGCGGATCGAAATACACGAACGTGTTGGAGTCAACAAGATCGCGGCAGTCGGTGAAATCGCCGCAGTAGATTTTGGCGCGTTGCAGAAAGTGCGAAACAGCACGCAAGTTCTCCGCATCGCAGATGCGCGGCTTGACATAGCGTCCGTGAGGAACGTTAAAATCCCCTTTCGAGTTGACGCGAAATAACCCGTTGAAACAAGTCCGATTGAGAAATAGTAGCGTTGCCGCTCGCTCGACCCACGCCGCACTATATGCGTGCCAGTCAATCGCCACACGCGCAGCGTTGTGCCGTTCTCGCTGTTGGTAAAAATAATCCTTCCGGTCGCCGGTGTCTAGTCTTAGATAGTCCGACTGAAGTTGCGAAAGGCACTCGATCAGAGCGTCAACATCGGTCCGAACGACTTTGTAGATCGAGGCGAGTTCGGGATTGAGATCGTAGAGAACGATCTCCGACACGTTGTAGTGTTGCGCGACGTGTAAAAATACCGCTCCACCTCCAACAAACGGTTCGATGTAACGCGAAATGCGACCTTCTTTGAGCTGGGGAGGGAAATAAGTGTCGATGCTCGAGAGCAACTGCGTCTTGCCGCCCGCCCACTTTAATAACGGCTTCGCCAAAAATAACGGCTTCGCCAAAGGCTTCGCGCGCTCCGACTCTGGCAAACCGACCGATCGCTCGCTGCTAGTAGGGACGGGTCCGACGGGCTCGATAGATTTAACAGATGACATGCAGGCGAACGCATTCAGTCGAAACGTATGTATCTATACTCGCACGACGTCAAACACGTTTACCTAGTTGCCTGAAAAGGCATTTCGCGAGACTTTTTACAGCCGTTCTACAAAACCTCAGTCGGCCGTCAATCGGTCACTTCTGCCATTTCGATCACGCGATCGCTGAGGTCTTTGACCAAAAAGTTGAGCGGTTTGGTGCGGCGGATCTTATATTTCAATCGTCGTGCGCGAACGCGTCCGAGTACTTGATCGAGACATTTGCGATCGAAGCAAACGTGGCGATGGCGCTCGCGACGATCGGCTTCAGGGCGGCTGGGATTTACACGACTCGGATTGGCACCGGCAATCACGTGCAGCTGCGTATTTTTCTTGAGCTGATACCACAGTCCGTCCGGCATCGTACCCGTACCTACCGGCACGGTTGAATTTAGCGGCATGTATAGCGGATCGACACCTGCCGTCCCCAACGTTTGCTCGTAGTTGTAGTAGTAATGCAAGGGAACGTCTGCTGCCGACAAGCACAAGACGCCTTCGTAAAACTCCCGCGCCACCTCCAAATCCGACACCATCATCGTGTAGACCTTCGGCGCGCTCGTTAGGAACATCCACATTGCTCCGGCGTAAGCCACTAGCAACATGACCATGATGCCCTGGGTTGAGAACAGCGAATCGGTCAGGCCGGGAAGCAACGCTCCGAGCAGTATCGCCGACACCGCGCGCTCGACGCCGATGCTGAGGGGAAACGCCATCGCTATCGTAGACAAATCCATCGAGTTACGTTAATGCGGTGCTTGCAGTCGTTAACAACATGAGGGAGAAATTGTGCGTCGGGCAGCGTCAATACCTTAGTAATCTCGGCGTGGAAGCTCGTTTGGTTGAGAAGATTACCGCAGCACTGCCGCACTCGCTATCATCTAGGCTAGCTCAGACAAGCGATCGCTTCCTGTCGTCCCCACGTTTGCCGTTCGAACTCTGGTGCAGCCCGTGCGAATTCCCCATTTTCCCGAAGCACAACATCCCATCGTGCGCTCGCTGGCAACCTCAAGCGATCGCGACCTGCTTGCTGATTTTCGAGAACATCCCGAGCAGGGCAAGTACTTTACCGCACTTTTCTGCCGGTATAGTCCGCTGATTTACGCGCTAGTTCGCCACGGTGCGCGATCGCCCGTACAAGCAGACTACTTGTTCGCGCTGACCTGGCGGCATATGTATCACGAACTGCGCGGTTTGGATCCGCTGCTGGTTGATGACGAGGGCGAGAACTCACTGCAAAGCTGGCTGGTACGAACGGCAGGATTCTGTGTCAGTCAAATCGAGCTGCCGCCGCCAGAGGATATCAACTACGATTTGCAAGCTGCCTCGCCACCGCTATGGTGCCACCTAGAGCTAGCAATGGATCGCTTGCCACCGCTGGAGCGCTTTGTCGTACTGATGGCTCAGACGTTCCACTGGAACGATACGCGCATCGCAGCGTATTTGCAGGCAGAAGAAGAAATGCTTTCCCCCGCTGAAGTTCGGGCGGCGCTTCAGGACGGGTACCGCCAACTCGAGCAAGCACTGCCTGCAGATATTCGGGCAATTTACCTCGCCCAACGTCCGCTCGCGGCATAGCACCGGAGAGCGCGGTGCTCTGAAGTTTCTCCCGAACGACGAGGCGATCGCGCTAACCGCCATACTGTATGCGATAGATCCGACCGTTAGCTTCCTCAGTTACTAGCAGGCTGCCGTCAGGCAGTACCAGCAAGCCGACCGGACGCCCCCAGACAGTGGGTCCCCAAGCATCGAGCAAGAAGCCGGTCAGGAAGTCTTCGTAGTGTCCCAGCGGGCGGCCGTCCGCAAAGGGCACGAAGACGACTTTGTACCCCGTACCGCGATCGCGATTCCATGAGCCGCGAAATGCGACGAATGCCCCATGGAGATAGCGTTTGGGGAAAGTGCTGCCATCGTAAAACTGTAAGCCCAATGCCGCCGAGTGGGCTTGGAATAGGACATCTGGGGTTTGCGTTCGGGCAGCTAATTCCGGATTTGTGCTCCGGTTGCCGTCGAGGTGGCGCGGATCGAGCAGGTCGGGGCGCAGGTAAGTATAGGGCCAGCCGAAGAACTCGCCCGTGCGGATGCGCGTGAAATAATCCGGTACCAAGTCATCGCCAAGCAGATCGCGTTCGTTGATCGTGGCGTACAGCTCGCCCGTCACCGGGTGAAAATCCAAGCCGACGGGGTTGCGCAGCCCGTAAGCAAATGTCTCCCGACCGCTTCCGTCCAAGCTCATCACCTGTACAGAGGCACGCGGTAGGGGCTCAACGGCTGCATTCGAGCGCGAGCCGATCGAGACGTATAGGCGATCGCCTCCCGGTGCGGCAACGACATTGCGCGTCCAGTGTTGGTTATAGCCGCCACCGGGTAGCTCGGCAATTGGAACGCCCCGACCGGATAGAGACCCGCTAGATTCGTCGTATGCGAAGCGGCGTACGCCGTTGTGATTGCCCAAGAAAAACGACCCACCGGCAAACGCCATACCAAACGGGATGTCGAGGCCGTTGCCGGCCGTCGCAAACGCAGTTATGTCGTCGGCAGTGCCATCGCGATCGGTGTCGCGCAGGCGGCGGATGCGATTGGCGCGCGTTTCGGTCACTAACACGTCGCCTTCAGGGGTCAGGGCCAGCCAGCGCGGGCTCGCCAACCCTTCAGCAAATACATTGACAACAAACCCCGAGGGCACCTTTAGCGTTGGGGCCTCGGGGATGGGAACCACCTGCGGCGGCTTCGAAGCACTAGCCGAAGCATAGGGAGCAGGCAAATCATCGACAGCAATGTCGATGGGCGCGGGCTTTAGCGGTTCGACTGCGATCTCAGTTCGAGCTGAGACGAGCTGCGCTATGTCTGCAGGCAACGGTTTGGACGATACGCCGGTATCCGGGGCGAGCGGACGGCAGGCCGCGATCGCCACCAGCAACGAGAGCAGGGAGCAGCGATGCATGACGAGTGAGGGGTCGGCGTTGCCGACACGGGGAGGAGTAGGGAGTAAGGCAACCCAACGTCAGCGTGCCTTAAGACGTCAAGTGAAGGGATTGTCGTTGTGAGGAAGTGCATCGGCACCTTCGCCGGCAGCAGGATCTCGACCTTCTGCAGAACTGGAGTCACTAGCGTCGTCAGTCTCATCCTCGGGGAACATCTCGAAGAGGCTTTCGATTTGCGCTCCTGCATCGTCTGGGTTGATGGCGTC is part of the Rubidibacter lacunae KORDI 51-2 genome and encodes:
- the trpA gene encoding tryptophan synthase subunit alpha — translated: MSVSDRFVELRASSQCALIPFLTAGDPDLATTATALRVLDRAGADIIELGVPYSDPLADGPTIQAAATRALQRGVRLDRVLEIVADARAEVRAPIVLFTYYNPIFHHGIEAFLDRVAAAGVSGMVIPDLPLEEAEVVLAPAAERGIEVTLLVAPTSPLERIEAIAQQSQGFIYLVSVTGVTGARAQIAERVQTLLPQLRQVTDKPIGVGFGVSQPEQASQLRAWGADAVIVGSAFVKRLSTGSPAEGLVAIETFCRELKQAIAPDPS
- a CDS encoding DNA adenine methylase is translated as MSSVKSIEPVGPVPTSSERSVGLPESERAKPLAKPLFLAKPLLKWAGGKTQLLSSIDTYFPPQLKEGRISRYIEPFVGGGAVFLHVAQHYNVSEIVLYDLNPELASIYKVVRTDVDALIECLSQLQSDYLRLDTGDRKDYFYQQRERHNAARVAIDWHAYSAAWVERAATLLFLNRTCFNGLFRVNSKGDFNVPHGRYVKPRICDAENLRAVSHFLQRAKIYCGDFTDCRDLVDSNTFVYFDPPYRPLSKTANFTAYSTQAFSDREQQRLCEYYSDLHQVGARLMLSNSDPHNIDAEDDFFDCLYADFRIERVRASRSINSDATKRGQINELLILNY
- a CDS encoding VOC family protein, translating into MAFPLSIGVERAVSAILLGALLPGLTDSLFSTQGIMVMLLVAYAGAMWMFLTSAPKVYTMMVSDLEVAREFYEGVLCLSAADVPLHYYYNYEQTLGTAGVDPLYMPLNSTVPVGTGTMPDGLWYQLKKNTQLHVIAGANPSRVNPSRPEADRRERHRHVCFDRKCLDQVLGRVRARRLKYKIRRTKPLNFLVKDLSDRVIEMAEVTD
- a CDS encoding RNA polymerase sigma factor, coding for MRIPHFPEAQHPIVRSLATSSDRDLLADFREHPEQGKYFTALFCRYSPLIYALVRHGARSPVQADYLFALTWRHMYHELRGLDPLLVDDEGENSLQSWLVRTAGFCVSQIELPPPEDINYDLQAASPPLWCHLELAMDRLPPLERFVVLMAQTFHWNDTRIAAYLQAEEEMLSPAEVRAALQDGYRQLEQALPADIRAIYLAQRPLAA
- a CDS encoding PQQ-dependent sugar dehydrogenase, producing the protein MHRCSLLSLLVAIAACRPLAPDTGVSSKPLPADIAQLVSARTEIAVEPLKPAPIDIAVDDLPAPYASASASKPPQVVPIPEAPTLKVPSGFVVNVFAEGLASPRWLALTPEGDVLVTETRANRIRRLRDTDRDGTADDITAFATAGNGLDIPFGMAFAGGSFFLGNHNGVRRFAYDESSGSLSGRGVPIAELPGGGYNQHWTRNVVAAPGGDRLYVSIGSRSNAAVEPLPRASVQVMSLDGSGRETFAYGLRNPVGLDFHPVTGELYATINERDLLGDDLVPDYFTRIRTGEFFGWPYTYLRPDLLDPRHLDGNRSTNPELAARTQTPDVLFQAHSAALGLQFYDGSTFPKRYLHGAFVAFRGSWNRDRGTGYKVVFVPFADGRPLGHYEDFLTGFLLDAWGPTVWGRPVGLLVLPDGSLLVTEEANGRIYRIQYGG